One Methylomonas sp. LL1 DNA window includes the following coding sequences:
- the lplT gene encoding lysophospholipid transporter LplT, with product MSKHIYPLLIAQFLSAFADNAILFTVIALVMQTAQPPGWYVPALQSVFLVAFVLLAPWVGTFADNHAKSRVLIIANLIKAAGAGLLLLKVEPLIAYCIVGVGAALYSPAKYGILPELAGHNGLVKANSWIEGSTILAILTGMVVGAKVADYSTSWALIGTVVLFLISAATTLFLPVNISKTPIAGSKIVLFAREVGSFLSLPRSRFAVLGASLFWAAAASVRVIIIAWAPLVLMTHNASDIANLTLFLALGIIAGSALVPHIIPLEHLRRARIPAYLMGLLIMALSFTDAIWPARFVLFLMGTAGGMFIVPINAALQELGQQSIGSGGAVALQNFFQNAAMLLAVGTYTLAASQQVGPIVALLALGGLLVLATFLVVMHLPDAPSASSPE from the coding sequence ATGAGCAAACACATCTACCCATTGCTGATCGCCCAATTCTTGTCCGCCTTTGCCGACAACGCCATTTTGTTTACCGTGATCGCCTTGGTGATGCAAACCGCCCAGCCGCCGGGCTGGTATGTGCCGGCCTTGCAAAGCGTGTTTCTGGTGGCTTTTGTGTTATTGGCGCCCTGGGTTGGAACCTTCGCCGACAATCATGCCAAGTCGCGGGTGTTGATTATCGCCAATCTGATTAAGGCCGCCGGTGCGGGATTGTTGCTGTTGAAAGTCGAGCCGCTGATTGCCTATTGTATCGTCGGTGTCGGCGCCGCTCTTTATAGTCCAGCCAAGTACGGCATTTTGCCGGAACTGGCCGGTCATAACGGTCTGGTGAAAGCCAATAGCTGGATAGAAGGCTCGACTATTCTAGCGATTCTGACCGGGATGGTGGTGGGGGCCAAAGTGGCCGATTATTCGACCAGTTGGGCCTTGATCGGCACCGTCGTTTTGTTCCTGATTTCGGCGGCCACCACGTTGTTTCTGCCGGTCAACATCAGTAAAACCCCGATAGCCGGTTCGAAAATCGTGCTGTTTGCGCGGGAAGTGGGTAGCTTTTTATCGCTGCCGCGTTCTCGCTTTGCGGTGCTGGGCGCGTCGTTGTTTTGGGCCGCCGCCGCCAGTGTGCGGGTGATTATTATCGCCTGGGCGCCGCTGGTGCTGATGACGCATAACGCCAGCGATATTGCTAATCTGACCTTGTTTCTGGCCCTGGGCATCATCGCCGGCTCGGCCTTAGTGCCGCATATCATTCCGTTGGAGCATCTGCGCCGGGCGCGGATTCCGGCCTATCTGATGGGCTTGTTGATCATGGCGCTGAGTTTTACCGATGCGATTTGGCCGGCCCGATTCGTGTTGTTCTTGATGGGGACTGCCGGCGGGATGTTTATCGTGCCGATCAACGCGGCTCTGCAGGAGTTGGGGCAGCAAAGCATAGGTAGCGGCGGGGCGGTGGCGCTGCAGAACTTCTTTCAAAATGCGGCGATGCTGCTGGCGGTAGGCACTTATACCCTGGCGGCCTCGCAACAGGTCGGCCCGATTGTGGCGCTGCTGGCGCTGGGTGGTTTATTGGTGTTGGCGACTTTTCTGGTGGTTATGCATCTGCCTGATGCACCTTCTGCTTCCAGCCCTGAATAA
- a CDS encoding AMP-binding protein produces MLKKFLHWLLTLLFKVKVIGLDNYARAGDRVLIVANHVSFLDPLLLGVFLPDDITFAINTQISERWWLKPFLRLSKVFPMDPTHPLSLKALIHHLQHDTKTVIFPEGRITVTGSMMKIYDGTGMVADKSGATILPIRIDGAQYSHFSKLRNIVRLRWFPAITIHIMPPTRIDTHGKFTGKVRRKQSGHILADIMTEMLFATSHYQQTLFSALLEARRTHGGRHTVAEDLERKPLSYDDLITRSIILGQLVRPLTVDGENVGVLLPNSTKTLCAILGLQLYGRVPGMLNYSIGSAGMASACHTGKIKLVLSSRKFIGLAHLEHEAEALSKHVKLVYLEDLAASLTLVDKFKAVIEAKTADYWYKSHAYDADDAAVVLFTSGSEGAPKGVVLSHANVLANHQQVKSRIDFNPTDVVLNFLPMFHSFGFTIGTLLPVMNGMTTFFYPSPLHYAVVPEMAYEVGATIMFGTNTFLAAYAKKAHAYDFFSMRYVVAGAEKLQESTRAMWLDKFGIRILEGYGATETAPVTSVNTPMDYKAGTVGRFMPDMLYKLEPVPGIEHGGKLHVAGPNIMKGYLLPDNPGVLVPPCSLYGEGWYDTGDIVQVDDEGFISIQGRSKRFAKISGEMVSLTAVEQLAGNAWPEAQHAVVSLPDPKKGEQLVLLTTRRDATAKQLAEASPGVASITLPKKVFVVEKIPVLPTGKTDYIESTKQAAALTSYEA; encoded by the coding sequence ATGTTAAAGAAATTTCTACACTGGCTACTGACATTACTATTCAAGGTTAAGGTCATCGGCCTCGATAATTACGCTCGAGCCGGCGACAGGGTATTGATCGTCGCCAATCACGTATCCTTTCTGGATCCGTTATTACTAGGGGTTTTTTTACCCGATGACATTACCTTTGCCATCAACACCCAAATTTCCGAACGCTGGTGGTTAAAACCTTTCCTGCGTTTATCCAAAGTATTTCCGATGGACCCCACCCATCCATTGTCGTTAAAAGCCCTGATCCATCATCTGCAACACGACACCAAAACCGTGATTTTTCCCGAAGGCCGGATCACGGTGACCGGCTCGATGATGAAAATTTACGACGGCACCGGCATGGTGGCCGACAAATCCGGCGCCACGATCCTGCCGATACGCATCGACGGCGCGCAGTACAGCCACTTTTCCAAGCTCAGAAACATCGTGCGTTTGCGCTGGTTTCCGGCTATCACCATTCATATCATGCCGCCGACCCGGATCGATACCCACGGCAAATTTACCGGCAAGGTCAGACGTAAGCAGAGTGGTCATATTCTGGCCGACATCATGACCGAAATGTTGTTTGCCACCAGCCATTACCAGCAAACGCTGTTCTCGGCCTTGCTGGAGGCTCGCCGGACTCATGGCGGCCGTCATACTGTGGCCGAAGACCTGGAACGCAAACCGTTGAGCTACGATGATTTGATCACCCGTAGCATCATTCTCGGCCAGTTGGTGCGCCCCCTGACCGTCGACGGGGAAAACGTCGGCGTGTTGTTGCCCAATTCGACCAAAACCCTGTGTGCGATCTTGGGTTTGCAGTTGTACGGACGCGTGCCGGGGATGTTGAATTATTCCATCGGTTCGGCCGGCATGGCCTCGGCCTGCCATACCGGCAAAATCAAGTTGGTACTGAGTTCGCGCAAATTCATCGGGCTGGCGCATTTGGAGCACGAAGCAGAGGCCCTATCCAAGCATGTAAAGCTGGTATATCTGGAAGACCTGGCGGCATCGCTAACGCTAGTCGATAAATTCAAGGCCGTGATCGAGGCCAAAACCGCCGACTACTGGTACAAAAGCCATGCCTACGATGCCGATGATGCCGCAGTGGTGCTGTTTACCTCCGGTTCGGAAGGCGCGCCGAAAGGGGTGGTGCTGTCGCATGCCAATGTGTTGGCCAATCATCAGCAAGTCAAATCCAGGATAGACTTCAATCCGACCGATGTGGTGTTGAATTTTTTGCCGATGTTTCATTCCTTCGGTTTTACCATCGGGACCCTGTTGCCGGTGATGAACGGCATGACCACGTTTTTTTATCCATCTCCGCTGCATTATGCGGTCGTGCCGGAAATGGCCTACGAAGTCGGCGCCACCATTATGTTCGGCACCAATACCTTCTTGGCGGCCTATGCCAAAAAAGCCCACGCTTACGATTTTTTCAGCATGCGTTACGTGGTGGCCGGTGCCGAAAAATTGCAGGAGAGTACCCGGGCGATGTGGCTGGATAAATTCGGCATTCGCATCCTCGAAGGTTACGGCGCCACCGAAACCGCGCCGGTCACTTCGGTCAACACGCCGATGGATTACAAGGCCGGCACCGTCGGCCGCTTCATGCCTGACATGTTGTATAAGCTGGAACCGGTGCCGGGCATCGAGCACGGCGGCAAGTTGCATGTGGCCGGCCCCAACATCATGAAAGGCTATCTATTGCCGGACAATCCGGGCGTGTTGGTGCCGCCTTGTTCACTATACGGTGAAGGCTGGTATGACACCGGCGACATCGTGCAAGTCGACGACGAAGGCTTCATCAGCATTCAAGGCCGCAGCAAACGTTTCGCCAAGATCAGCGGTGAAATGGTGTCGCTGACGGCGGTGGAGCAATTGGCCGGCAATGCCTGGCCGGAAGCCCAGCATGCCGTGGTCAGCCTGCCCGACCCGAAAAAAGGCGAACAACTGGTGCTGTTGACCACCCGGCGCGATGCCACAGCCAAGCAACTGGCCGAGGCATCGCCTGGTGTGGCTTCAATCACATTGCCGAAAAAAGTGTTCGTGGTCGAGAAGATTCCGGTATTGCCCACCGGGAAAACCGATTACATCGAATCAACCAAGCAGGCCGCGGCCTTGACGTCCTACGAGGCATAG
- a CDS encoding IS630 family transposase: MDKEDARYQTLAQLHERRKQVVRLHNKGIKIMAIVGLTGLTYPTVRRTLDLYQQGGWRAISPTSRGREKGQGRMLNAEQEQQIQRAIIDKRPEQLKMDFCLWSRAAVMQLIEQEYGIKLPVRTVGKYLARWGFTPQKPIKKAYEQRPEAVQAWLNEQYPAIAAKAKAEGGEIHWGDETALTNTDVRGRSYAPAGQTPVTYAPGGKREKLSMIATVTNQGKTRWMIIDEAFNADKLIEFLQALIKDAGKKVFLIVDNLRVHHAKPVKAWLAEHSHQIEMFYLPSYSPELNPEERLNADLKQAMGKKVPVRTKAKLRDAANEHMVRLEQSPDRVRSFFQDQPVKYAA, translated from the coding sequence ATGGATAAAGAAGACGCAAGATATCAAACACTGGCGCAACTGCATGAAAGGCGAAAGCAGGTCGTGCGATTGCATAATAAAGGCATCAAGATCATGGCCATTGTCGGCTTGACGGGCCTGACCTATCCGACGGTCAGGCGAACGTTGGATTTGTATCAGCAAGGTGGTTGGCGAGCGATAAGTCCGACGAGCCGGGGCCGAGAAAAAGGCCAAGGTCGCATGCTAAACGCTGAGCAAGAACAGCAGATTCAGCGAGCCATCATCGACAAACGCCCGGAACAATTGAAAATGGATTTCTGTTTATGGAGCCGGGCCGCCGTGATGCAACTCATTGAACAGGAATATGGGATAAAACTGCCGGTGAGAACCGTGGGCAAATATCTGGCCCGCTGGGGGTTTACGCCGCAAAAACCCATCAAAAAGGCTTACGAACAACGCCCTGAAGCGGTTCAGGCTTGGCTGAATGAACAGTATCCCGCCATTGCGGCCAAGGCAAAAGCCGAAGGCGGCGAAATTCACTGGGGCGATGAAACCGCATTGACCAACACCGATGTGCGAGGCAGAAGCTATGCGCCAGCAGGACAGACTCCGGTGACTTATGCGCCAGGCGGCAAACGCGAAAAACTCTCCATGATTGCCACCGTCACCAATCAAGGAAAAACCCGTTGGATGATCATTGACGAAGCCTTCAACGCCGACAAACTCATCGAATTCCTTCAGGCGCTGATCAAGGATGCCGGCAAAAAAGTCTTTCTGATCGTCGATAACCTGCGCGTCCATCATGCCAAGCCGGTCAAGGCTTGGTTGGCAGAACACAGCCACCAAATCGAAATGTTTTATTTACCCAGCTATAGCCCGGAACTGAATCCAGAAGAACGCTTGAATGCCGATCTGAAGCAGGCGATGGGCAAAAAAGTCCCGGTCAGAACCAAAGCCAAATTGCGCGATGCCGCGAATGAACACATGGTGCGATTAGAACAATCCCCTGATAGGGTTCGGAGTTTCTTTCAGGATCAACCGGTGAAGTATGCCGCTTAA
- a CDS encoding glycosyltransferase family 2 protein, producing MIKTGLIVPTLNAGGLWLAWLDALVQQTRKPDRLLLIDSSSNDDTVALARERGFEIQVIAKSAFNHGGTRQWGVDLMPDIDLILFLTQDALLADAEAIQNLLAAFENPRVGAAYGRQLPHQNAGPIGAHARLFNYPDRSQLRGLEDRGVFGIKTVFISNSFAGYRRAALMQVGGFPLNTIMNEDTWVAGKLLLADWKIAYCAEARVFHSHDYGFSDEFKRYFDIGVFHAQTPWLQQTFGGASGEGLRFVRSEMLYLLKFAPGLIPSAILRTGLKWLGYKMGATLQDRLPVVVSQCLSLHKAYWRFQRAN from the coding sequence ATGATTAAAACCGGGCTGATCGTGCCCACCTTGAATGCCGGCGGGCTTTGGCTTGCCTGGCTTGACGCGTTAGTGCAACAAACCCGGAAACCGGATCGTTTGCTGTTGATCGACTCATCCTCCAACGATGATACGGTGGCATTGGCGCGGGAACGGGGATTTGAGATTCAGGTAATAGCCAAATCGGCGTTTAATCACGGCGGTACCCGGCAGTGGGGCGTGGATTTAATGCCCGATATCGATCTGATTCTGTTTCTGACCCAGGATGCCTTATTGGCGGATGCGGAAGCGATCCAGAATTTGCTGGCGGCATTCGAAAATCCACGGGTGGGCGCGGCCTATGGCCGCCAGCTGCCGCATCAAAACGCCGGGCCGATTGGCGCGCACGCCCGCTTATTTAATTATCCCGATCGGAGTCAGCTGCGCGGATTGGAAGATCGCGGCGTTTTTGGCATCAAAACCGTGTTTATCTCCAACTCGTTTGCCGGTTATCGGCGCGCCGCCTTGATGCAGGTCGGCGGTTTTCCTTTGAACACCATTATGAACGAAGATACCTGGGTGGCCGGCAAGCTGTTGCTTGCCGATTGGAAAATCGCCTATTGCGCCGAGGCTAGGGTGTTTCATTCGCACGATTACGGTTTTAGCGACGAATTTAAACGTTACTTCGACATCGGCGTATTCCATGCGCAAACGCCATGGCTGCAACAAACATTCGGTGGCGCTTCGGGCGAGGGTTTGCGCTTTGTGCGGTCCGAAATGCTCTATTTACTCAAATTCGCCCCGGGACTGATCCCTTCGGCCATCCTCAGAACAGGTTTGAAATGGCTGGGATACAAAATGGGCGCCACCTTGCAAGATCGCTTGCCCGTCGTCGTCAGCCAATGCCTGAGTCTGCATAAGGCTTATTGGCGCTTTCAGCGCGCAAATTGA
- a CDS encoding glycosyltransferase family 4 protein — protein sequence MDVGIVTTHVPPAQGYGGVSVTCGVLTRAWAASGHDMALVASDESIAGRLRPDEVDFGAKVDVGLYRCYGFRRWGFGLGAIAKLFKLCLRAPVIYIHGIATWPSTLAAVFCSLLGKPFMVAVHGGLMPEHVELIRRRKPHKWLYYKLLTFPTLRRAIAVHCTSDTEAEGVRNVLGQDARILLVPNGIDSRDIEVAPYPAEQGMQLCFLGHVQQEKGINAFIRAWLKVRRPADRLVIAGRSVDGEYFKEFQALLEQAQGAISYRGYLERTGVMDLLAASHFLVLPSGLEQAGGMRENFGNVVAEALAAGRPVLVAKGLAWDHIEALGAGLVFDRNEAAVCAALQKAQALNESEWQRMSSSGRDYVEQQLNPVRLGERIWQVMMKPLRTKTADQLSQGASYD from the coding sequence ATGGATGTAGGAATTGTGACCACGCATGTGCCGCCGGCCCAAGGTTACGGCGGGGTGTCGGTGACGTGCGGGGTATTGACCAGAGCTTGGGCGGCAAGTGGGCATGATATGGCCTTGGTGGCTTCGGACGAATCCATTGCCGGTCGCTTGCGTCCCGACGAAGTGGATTTTGGCGCCAAGGTCGATGTCGGATTGTACCGCTGCTATGGCTTCCGGCGCTGGGGCTTTGGCCTGGGTGCAATAGCCAAATTATTCAAATTGTGTCTGCGGGCTCCGGTAATTTATATCCACGGCATTGCCACCTGGCCCTCGACCCTGGCGGCCGTGTTTTGTAGCCTGCTCGGAAAGCCGTTCATGGTGGCCGTGCATGGCGGTTTGATGCCGGAACATGTCGAATTGATACGCCGGCGCAAGCCGCATAAATGGTTGTATTACAAACTGTTGACCTTTCCGACTTTGCGCCGGGCAATAGCGGTGCATTGCACCAGCGATACCGAAGCCGAAGGCGTGCGCAATGTGTTGGGCCAAGATGCCCGTATTTTACTGGTACCGAACGGCATTGACAGCCGGGATATTGAAGTGGCTCCGTACCCGGCCGAACAAGGCATGCAACTGTGTTTCCTGGGGCATGTGCAGCAGGAAAAGGGTATCAATGCCTTTATTCGGGCCTGGTTGAAAGTGCGCCGGCCGGCGGATAGGTTGGTAATTGCCGGACGCAGTGTCGATGGCGAATATTTCAAGGAATTTCAGGCCTTGCTGGAACAAGCCCAGGGTGCAATCAGCTATCGGGGGTATCTGGAGCGAACCGGCGTGATGGATTTACTGGCGGCCAGTCATTTCCTGGTATTACCGTCCGGTTTGGAGCAGGCTGGCGGCATGCGCGAGAATTTCGGCAACGTGGTGGCGGAAGCCTTGGCCGCCGGCAGGCCGGTTTTGGTGGCCAAGGGCTTGGCCTGGGATCATATCGAAGCCTTAGGCGCAGGTCTGGTTTTCGATCGAAATGAAGCTGCCGTTTGCGCAGCGCTGCAAAAGGCGCAAGCCTTGAATGAATCGGAGTGGCAACGCATGTCCTCAAGCGGCCGCGATTATGTTGAACAGCAATTAAATCCGGTCAGACTGGGGGAGCGAATCTGGCAAGTCATGATGAAACCGCTTCGGACCAAAACCGCTGATCAATTAAGCCAAGGAGCTTCCTATGATTAA
- a CDS encoding glycosyltransferase family 2 protein, whose translation MKVSLVLATLGRDLELLDFLKSLLFQSYRNFELIVIDQNKDGKIDNIMQMFAKSLDLKHVKVDFVGNARARDHGIGLARGQIVAFPDDDCVYDKDVLRKVVREFVNRQKLSILVVGSYDFSDTRFSIGVNSRRARYFSRLNMMGVEFTQFFALDRVDRQQFHLDHDFGIGSKYAGAEGFELLYRLLRAGGKAFYTPRIKIYHADKDHYTLGTARMLKYSTGIGAYIRKFANEHDLFITYYILRKMLVAPVLKMTLALLTLNPGKLSYSFYNLIGIWRGFMAYGR comes from the coding sequence ATGAAAGTGTCACTGGTATTGGCCACCCTGGGCAGGGATTTGGAATTATTGGATTTTTTGAAGTCGCTGCTGTTTCAGAGCTACCGGAATTTCGAGCTGATCGTCATCGATCAAAATAAAGACGGCAAGATCGATAACATCATGCAAATGTTTGCAAAATCCCTGGATTTGAAGCATGTGAAGGTTGATTTTGTCGGTAACGCCAGGGCCAGGGATCACGGTATCGGCTTGGCGCGGGGACAGATCGTCGCTTTTCCGGATGACGATTGCGTATATGACAAGGACGTACTCAGAAAAGTCGTGCGCGAATTCGTAAACCGGCAAAAACTGTCGATTCTGGTGGTGGGATCGTACGATTTTTCCGATACCCGTTTCAGCATAGGCGTCAACAGCCGCAGAGCCCGTTATTTTTCCCGGCTGAACATGATGGGGGTGGAATTTACCCAGTTTTTTGCGCTGGATAGGGTCGATAGACAGCAATTCCATCTGGATCACGATTTCGGCATCGGCTCCAAATATGCCGGCGCCGAAGGCTTTGAGCTGTTGTATCGTTTGTTGCGGGCCGGCGGTAAGGCTTTTTATACGCCAAGAATCAAGATTTACCATGCCGATAAGGATCATTACACGCTGGGCACCGCCCGCATGTTGAAGTATTCCACCGGTATCGGCGCTTACATACGCAAATTCGCCAATGAGCATGATTTGTTCATCACTTATTACATCCTGCGCAAGATGCTGGTGGCCCCGGTATTGAAGATGACGCTGGCCCTGCTGACGCTGAATCCCGGCAAGCTGTCGTATTCGTTTTACAACCTGATCGGCATCTGGCGCGGCTTTATGGCCTATGGCAGATGA
- a CDS encoding glycosyltransferase family 2 protein: MLTVVILTKNEEANLPRCLAAIPARYPIVIVDSGSSDNTLAIAKERGCRIYSNPWPGFAEQRNFAMDRCDIGTPWLLFVDADEVYPAAFYQSFDAGELKLEQADVLMVPSILYLRGKRLNHAPGYPIYHPRLARRETVRFVRNHTGHGEAVTDSCRIAYTELAYEHYFYHGEIIEWMHKHVDKAAQEVRLQPTHGAVMTTRGRLSVLLGRSWLRIIARFLYHFILRGGFMDGMAGLEFALMFTWYEATIYVQAKAANQARRDS; this comes from the coding sequence ATGTTGACCGTGGTTATTTTGACCAAAAACGAAGAAGCGAACCTGCCGCGCTGTTTGGCGGCGATTCCGGCGCGTTATCCGATCGTGATCGTCGATTCCGGCAGTAGCGACAACACGCTGGCGATCGCCAAGGAACGCGGTTGTAGGATTTATAGCAATCCCTGGCCCGGCTTCGCCGAGCAACGTAACTTTGCCATGGATCGATGCGACATCGGTACACCCTGGTTGTTGTTTGTCGATGCCGACGAAGTCTATCCAGCGGCGTTTTACCAGAGCTTCGATGCCGGGGAACTGAAGCTGGAGCAGGCCGATGTGTTGATGGTGCCGTCGATACTGTATTTACGCGGTAAACGCCTGAATCATGCGCCGGGTTATCCGATTTATCACCCAAGGCTGGCGCGGCGGGAAACGGTACGCTTCGTTCGTAACCATACCGGCCACGGCGAAGCGGTGACCGACAGCTGCCGCATCGCTTATACCGAACTGGCCTACGAGCATTATTTCTATCACGGCGAGATCATCGAATGGATGCATAAGCATGTCGACAAGGCCGCGCAAGAAGTGCGGCTGCAACCCACCCACGGCGCGGTGATGACCACCCGCGGCCGCTTGAGTGTGTTGTTGGGGCGGTCCTGGCTACGCATCATCGCCCGCTTTTTATATCACTTTATCTTGAGGGGAGGCTTTATGGACGGCATGGCTGGTCTGGAATTCGCGTTGATGTTCACCTGGTATGAAGCCACCATTTATGTACAAGCAAAAGCCGCTAATCAGGCAAGGAGAGACTCATGA
- a CDS encoding class I SAM-dependent methyltransferase produces MNYASSLTGTYGQTLHSCVSCGGEKISYWRRKTYQYTHSETHEAFDIFRCDCCGTGFLNQPPDPRWLQAIYQYSGQALTQPVSLEQVLAKEVEFPNCMVDAERMSTEADRLNRSGNRLALDIGSGFGFYTQALRRQGYGTVSINPGQYENRVFRALNGHEPLPVMFEQYQTEQKFGAVVMSQVLEHLLQPDTAIKKVSGLLAAGGVLACAVPNYDSFLVKLLGTRDNACLWVPEHVNYFTEQGLKVLLERNGLRIVKTEQITRIPFNALSKRLKLSGRTALAVDALVKRLQQPFSRLMNTLGLGIYINVYAVKG; encoded by the coding sequence ATGAATTACGCATCGAGCCTGACCGGCACCTATGGACAAACCTTACACAGCTGCGTCAGCTGTGGCGGCGAGAAAATCAGCTATTGGCGCCGGAAAACCTATCAGTACACGCACAGTGAAACACACGAGGCGTTTGATATTTTTCGCTGCGACTGTTGCGGCACCGGCTTTTTGAATCAGCCGCCGGATCCGCGGTGGCTGCAAGCCATCTATCAGTATTCCGGCCAAGCGTTGACCCAACCGGTCAGCTTGGAACAAGTATTGGCGAAAGAGGTCGAGTTTCCCAACTGTATGGTCGACGCCGAACGCATGAGCACCGAGGCCGATCGGCTCAACCGGTCCGGCAATCGGCTGGCGCTGGACATCGGCTCCGGATTCGGTTTTTACACTCAGGCTTTACGTCGCCAAGGTTATGGCACGGTCAGTATCAATCCCGGCCAATACGAAAACCGGGTGTTCAGAGCATTGAATGGGCATGAACCCTTGCCGGTAATGTTTGAACAATATCAAACCGAGCAAAAGTTCGGCGCGGTGGTGATGTCGCAGGTATTGGAGCATCTGTTGCAACCGGATACGGCCATCAAAAAGGTTTCCGGTTTATTGGCTGCGGGTGGCGTCTTGGCTTGCGCGGTACCCAATTACGACTCGTTTTTGGTCAAGCTGCTGGGAACGCGGGATAACGCCTGCTTATGGGTGCCGGAACATGTCAATTATTTTACCGAACAAGGCTTGAAAGTCCTGTTGGAACGGAACGGCTTACGCATTGTGAAAACCGAACAGATCACCCGCATCCCGTTTAATGCCTTGTCGAAGCGGCTGAAATTAAGCGGCCGGACGGCGTTGGCGGTTGATGCTTTGGTCAAAAGGCTGCAACAACCATTTTCCCGATTAATGAACACATTGGGATTGGGAATTTATATCAACGTGTATGCGGTGAAGGGATAA
- a CDS encoding lipopolysaccharide biosynthesis protein translates to MFGVLKQKRLLGDAFWALSGQVMSALALLLGTRVMTELVTPDIFGQVALLNGFVALGVAVFSYPFICAGMRLIPECRNQRERGALHRTVFNLTAKSTATAMALLMLGGGIYCYWAGAEFGLFALTGLLLAVTVRRELGIQLLIGERKQRGASFWQTTDSVLRPLLAIGLVWGGGQNPGAVLLGYIFASVASNTLWSIVHGGETGSHHLNQALVAAQFKRQVWAYALPLIPMELIFWINGLGDRYVIGYMLTAAEVGLYAASYTIINEAFNRSAMVLLRTFQPAYFQCFAEANTKEAFSVLKLWLASVFGVGVLGVVLVMLCKDWVAALLLAESYQASVVLMPAIAVGAALSALGTVLAQPLLAKKRTQSVLKGRICGALAAAISLPLLVGHYGLAGAAIANPLYFGIEALVLALLAKPWRKAPGYSHRGIGLPEQSLVPAVLHPDP, encoded by the coding sequence ATGTTCGGTGTATTGAAACAAAAACGCTTATTAGGTGACGCTTTCTGGGCATTATCCGGCCAGGTGATGTCGGCGCTGGCCTTGCTGCTGGGTACGCGGGTGATGACCGAACTGGTCACGCCCGATATTTTCGGCCAGGTGGCCTTGTTGAACGGTTTTGTCGCGCTCGGGGTGGCGGTGTTTTCCTATCCCTTTATTTGCGCCGGCATGCGGCTGATACCGGAATGCCGCAATCAGCGGGAACGAGGCGCATTACACAGGACCGTGTTCAATCTGACGGCCAAATCCACCGCGACGGCGATGGCCCTATTGATGCTGGGTGGCGGAATCTATTGTTATTGGGCCGGTGCTGAATTCGGCTTGTTTGCACTGACCGGGCTACTGCTGGCGGTCACCGTGCGACGCGAATTGGGTATTCAATTATTGATAGGCGAACGCAAGCAACGCGGCGCCAGTTTTTGGCAAACAACCGACAGCGTGCTGCGGCCCTTGTTGGCGATTGGTTTGGTTTGGGGCGGAGGTCAAAATCCGGGAGCGGTATTGCTGGGTTACATCTTCGCCAGCGTAGCCTCCAATACACTGTGGTCCATCGTGCATGGCGGCGAGACAGGGAGCCATCATCTCAATCAGGCCTTGGTGGCCGCGCAATTCAAACGCCAGGTTTGGGCCTATGCCTTGCCGTTGATCCCGATGGAATTAATTTTTTGGATCAACGGCCTGGGCGATCGTTACGTGATCGGCTATATGCTGACCGCCGCCGAGGTGGGGCTGTATGCCGCCAGTTACACCATTATCAACGAAGCCTTCAATCGCAGCGCGATGGTATTGCTGCGCACGTTTCAACCGGCTTATTTCCAGTGCTTTGCCGAGGCCAATACCAAGGAAGCCTTTTCGGTGTTGAAGCTGTGGTTGGCCAGCGTTTTTGGCGTCGGCGTCCTCGGCGTTGTTTTGGTAATGCTGTGCAAGGATTGGGTCGCGGCCTTGTTATTGGCCGAGTCCTATCAGGCCTCCGTGGTGTTGATGCCCGCCATCGCGGTTGGAGCGGCGTTGAGTGCGCTGGGAACTGTGCTGGCGCAACCCTTGCTGGCGAAAAAACGCACGCAGTCCGTATTAAAAGGGCGGATTTGCGGCGCGCTGGCAGCAGCGATCAGCCTGCCGCTGTTGGTAGGCCATTACGGCTTAGCGGGGGCCGCGATCGCCAATCCGCTATATTTCGGTATCGAAGCGCTAGTGTTGGCGTTGTTGGCCAAACCCTGGCGCAAGGCGCCGGGCTATAGCCACCGTGGAATAGGCTTGCCTGAACAAAGCTTAGTTCCAGCCGTGTTGCATCCCGATCCTTAA